DNA from Sulfodiicoccus acidiphilus:
AAGATTCTCGTAGTCTTCTTTCACTATCAAATCCTTGGCTCGTTCGGTAACGTTTCCCATAAGCTCCATCAAATCGTTAAACAGCTTGGGCTCCCTCTCCATAAGGGACTTGACCTTGTGAAGAAGCTGCTTGGTTGTGGTGGTCCTTGGCATATAGCCGGCGACAATAGGGATCTTCCTCTCAGGGAGGACTTCATACGTCCCGTCTCTGCGAAAGTAGATTATCCCACCTATGGTCTCAGTGAAGGTGTCCATTTTACTTCCTAACCCCTGAACTTCAAGTTCAATCTCGTAGGAAGTTCTCGCTATCTCGTCTTTGGAGAAGTTAAAGCCCAGATAATGTGATAGAGCTGCTACCATACCAACTACTACAGCGGCGCTTGTACCCATGCCAACAGAAGGTTCAACCGTGGACTGGATCTCCACCTCTAACGGTCTTTTGACGTGAAAATGCTTTAAGGTGGCCACAACATATTCTACCAGTCGTCCCGCCTCTGGGCTCTCTAAAGTGAGGGAGTCTAGATCCACTGAAGCCCCAGTAAACCTGAGTGAATCAGATTTTAGGAGGAACTTGGATGACTCCTTAACTTTCACGGTCAGACTCTCGGACGTAGTGAAGGCCAGTGCTGGTCTCTTGTAAACTACCGCATGCTCGCCGAAAAGTGTAAGCTTCAATGGAACCTTTGCTACTACAGAGTTCAACTCCTTTC
Protein-coding regions in this window:
- the mvk gene encoding mevalonate kinase — translated: MNSVVAKVPLKLTLFGEHAVVYKRPALAFTTSESLTVKVKESSKFLLKSDSLRFTGASVDLDSLTLESPEAGRLVEYVVATLKHFHVKRPLEVEIQSTVEPSVGMGTSAAVVVGMVAALSHYLGFNFSKDEIARTSYEIELEVQGLGSKMDTFTETIGGIIYFRRDGTYEVLPERKIPIVAGYMPRTTTTKQLLHKVKSLMEREPKLFNDLMELMGNVTERAKDLIVKEDYENLSLLAPFSHGLLSALGVTNSSIDEFVSRAKELGVGCKVSGGGAGGSLLCVTKDPYSSLQAKSLLLSFGAKIVDSNPTFTGVYTSFI